Below is a window of Plasmodium sp. gorilla clade G2 genome assembly, chromosome: 14 DNA.
ATAAAATTTTGTATAATACAAGGAGCTTATTATTAacctttttaaaaagaaatattttgaacaaaaattcttatatattgcccatatataattaaaaaaggaaaaaaaaagcaagttaaattcataaattttttttaaatgtcttctataatattttaaatatatatacatataataatattttcttatgattagttattaataatagtattatatatagaacagaaaaaaaatataataataaaaaagaattacaataacttattttttataatacgactttatttacatatattattaaatatgctCTTAAAGacttttattctttataaaatttgacttttattttattatattatttttatttttgaaataacataatatatatttcactataacatatatctatttttttatggtgttatataaaattgtatATTACCTTAAATAGttgttttttaaatgaattgataaaaataataatattttcaaaatatgcataatattatatatatattatataaaatatatataattatatatacatgtatagaGATTTTCCTcttctatatattattttatttatattttttaatatttctctttcttttaatatatatatatatataatattataaatatatatatttttttttgtaactgtaataaaattattaaaagaatggtaaaaatgaaaaaatatatatgtatagttATCTTGAATTAAAAtggtttataatatatttataattgtatataaattcaatatttcataaatgaaatttaatacataattaaaataaaaatatatatatttttataatcctaataaaaagaaaatattttatttttttgtatattgtttttttttttctttttatttgaattttttttttttttttttttttttttttttttcatctcacaaatataatatataatgtaaatattataaattttgttcATAATTGTGTACACggttataaatatttattattatacatatattactactatatatttttatttctattttctttttttttctttacttttttttctctttttgaaaaaaggaaaaattttgaaaatcATTTTGAATcgcaaaaaataaatatttctaatttttttttttttttttttttttttttttttttgttgtcagaaaacaaaaaaaacataataatatttttttttttttttttatgttttaaaatatataatatcattataacatagcataatataacatattatacttttaagaagtttatatgtaatatttattttgttttttttatatgttatatatttattaagttCAAAATGGAAATGGatgtaaagaaaaaatataaacatagcAATATTCTATTTAGGCTATTTAtaactatttatatttatatagtaaTTTTTCTTACTTTATCGTTTTCCTTGATTTGCCAATTATCATGTTTAGTAATATTTTTCCCCTTGTTTTTATATAGTCAAAGGGcaaaattatacattttaGGATTTTGTATCCAATTTGGAGCATACATGcgtaattaataaaataaaaaataaatacatacatacatacatacgtacatatatatatatgttaagaCAATTGTAAAACCGTATATACAATTGcctaaataaatataattttatttactatttgatatattcacattaatgtttatatatatatgtcaaaTTTGCACGATTTCGTTTGTACATATgccttaatttttttaaattaatatatctataatatatatatattatttaatttcatttatttactaattgtattatttttataattattatattattattattatactattatttttttttttttttttttagtctGTTCATTTATAAATCCATTTTGGAAATTAGTAATTGTaaggaaaaacaaaaagaaatatgaacCAAAAAATACAGTTTTGTTTATTAATCATTTATCATCTGTTGACCCATGGGTAGTTAATGCAACTACATTTCCTTGGCCCATAAAATTTGTTTTCAAGAGTTCTTTGTTGAAAGTCCCTATAGGTGGACAagctttatatttttcaggAAGTATACCACTTTATTTTACAAAAGATAGAGGTGGATGGGGATTAAA
It encodes the following:
- a CDS encoding 1-acyl-sn-glycerol-3-phosphate acyltransferase, putative codes for the protein MEMDVKKKYKHSNILFRLFITIYIYIVIFLTLSFSLICQLSCLVIFFPLFLYSQRAKLYILGFCIQFGAYMLCSFINPFWKLVIVRKNKKKYEPKNTVLFINHLSSVDPWVVNATTFPWPIKFVFKSSLLKVPIGGQALYFSGSIPLYFTKDRGGWGLKEGEVQRIMNICKGYQEMDVPLAIFPEGTRSVQGHLQLFKSGFFRFAIDNNCEILPCALHGTNKVWPLKSSLFDKGTIYFSFGEPFKPTPGMTYEELRDKTRMIMHELIKEFPDYDPEVDTLAKEFSQARGHGF